From the genome of Candidatus Nitrosocosmicus oleophilus, one region includes:
- a CDS encoding MEDS domain-containing protein produces MCDFQSFIKKGIDHNELVIVFLEDCSKDKTYDTVKRSAKFLNDEILKKKGSIIFKPTEEWYHPDKCLNAEIFLKKWEILIANAIKNGKEGIRIFVETNKFLRERLDNALINYDKILEDLFDFPITSMYVYKNKDLETMTPQQIAILNSNRGYHLNELVV; encoded by the coding sequence TTGTGTGATTTTCAATCCTTCATTAAGAAAGGTATAGACCATAATGAATTGGTAATTGTTTTTTTGGAAGACTGCTCAAAAGATAAAACCTATGATACGGTGAAACGGTCAGCAAAATTCCTAAATGATGAGATTCTTAAGAAGAAAGGTAGTATAATTTTCAAACCAACGGAAGAATGGTATCATCCAGATAAGTGCCTTAATGCGGAGATATTCCTTAAAAAATGGGAGATTCTGATTGCTAATGCTATAAAGAATGGTAAAGAAGGCATTAGGATCTTCGTAGAAACAAATAAATTTTTGAGGGAAAGACTTGATAACGCCTTAATTAACTATGACAAAATACTAGAGGATCTGTTTGATTTTCCCATAACTTCAATGTATGTTTACAAAAATAAAGACTTAGAAACGATGACCCCCCAACAAATTGCAATTTTGAACTCAAATCGCGGATACCATCTAAATGAGTTAGTGGTCTGA
- a CDS encoding putative quinol monooxygenase: protein MHSNTESSQIRVIVLINAKEGKKQELLDLFIPLVDPPRKREGNVVYTFNSSMENPNELLFDEVWDSKESYDKHYNSQESIALRAKIQDLVSRPIEFKLYKGITGP from the coding sequence ATGCACTCAAACACCGAGAGTTCTCAAATAAGAGTAATAGTATTGATTAATGCAAAGGAAGGGAAGAAGCAAGAGTTATTAGACCTTTTTATTCCCCTTGTTGATCCACCAAGAAAAAGAGAAGGCAATGTAGTCTATACATTTAATTCATCAATGGAAAATCCAAATGAATTGTTGTTTGATGAAGTTTGGGATAGCAAAGAATCTTATGATAAACATTACAACAGTCAGGAATCAATAGCTTTGAGAGCTAAGATACAAGATTTGGTGTCTAGACCAATAGAATTTAAATTATACAAAGGAATTACTGGTCCCTAG